From one Mytilus edulis chromosome 1, xbMytEdul2.2, whole genome shotgun sequence genomic stretch:
- the LOC139512128 gene encoding small ribosomal subunit protein uS12 codes for MGKPRGLKTARKQRNHRREQKWHDKDYKKAHLPSRWCKPFQGSSHAKGIVLEKVGVEAKQPNSAIRKCVRVQLIKNGKKITAFVPNDGCLNYVEENDEVLVAGFGRKGHAVGDIPGVRFKIVKVANVSLWALFKGKKERPRT; via the exons GTAAACCTAGAGGTTTGAAAACTGCTAGGAAGCAGAGAAATCACAGAAGAGAACAGAAATGGCATGACAAAGACTACAAGAAGGCTCATTTGCCTTCAAGATGGTGTAAACCTTTCCAAGGTTCTTCCCACGCAAAAGGAATTGTGTTGGAAAAAGT TGGAGTAGAAGCTAAGCAGCCTAACTCTGCCATCAGAAAATGTGTCAGAGTACAACTTATCAAGAACGGCAAGAAGATCACAGCCTTCGTACCTAATGATGGTTGTCTGAATTACGTTGAA gaaaatgACGAAGTTTTGGTAGCAGGATTTGGTAGAAAAGGACATGCTGTTGGAGATATTCCCGGTGTCCGTTTCAAGATCGTCAAAGTTGCCAATGTTTCCCTCTGGGCTCTGTTCAAGGGAAAGAAAGAAAGGCCAAGGACATAA